The genome window tttattgagctCTTGGATCCAATTCAAGAGAAGTCAAAGTCTAGGGATCCCCAAGGACTATGAAAGCAAAATGCTTTCCAACTACATGATCCTATTTAATGTGCAGAATGGGAAACATTCCAAGGCAGACATGACTTTTCTCAGTGTATATAAGCCACACTAAGGAGAATCATCTCAGCAAAACTAATCATAGCAGAAGAAACAATGTGAGAGTTTCAGATTCCAGGGGAAGTTGGAGGAAACATCATCTAAAAAGGAAGTGCTGTTTTATAAGGTGATTCTTGTAGAGTGAGTACATCATAAACTCattgttgtactttcatttttcatCACAACTACTCATTTAAAGTTCGTTTGTTTTAATAGCACATTTTAGAAAATCCTTCATGAGTTTACAATTAgtattgcatttatattttttaattgttgtgttTGACCAAAGTATTGTAGTTTTCCCTTCCAACTAGTTCTTGATACCTTTAGAAACATAGAGCTCACATATAATGATCTCTTAGGGTAATCTTATAAGTTCCAAATCTCCCaacacagaaatacattttactCACATGCCACTGAACTTACTCTAATGCTATCTGGTcatcttttgatttattttggaCCTTCTATTTTCTCAAGATACAAACAATACATTAGGGAAGTAGATACCAGAAATTAGAGAGCGATAACAATGACACACATTAGAATAAACATAATTCACTAAGACTTCACCAAATTTAATGAAAGATGTGTGAAAAATGCCATTAATATATGAACAGTTATGTATGTTCAATTTTGAccacaataaaattaattttatgtaaacCTGACTATTTTTACTACTTAAATTggtcatttttacttatttgtactTATATTTAAATAGCAAAGTAACTTATTTTACAAATGCCATTAATTTTCTTGGAATTCTCAAATCTAAATTCCTATCATTTATTTCATTATCTGGAAGTGATATTGGGGATTCAGAATAGCAAGACCTCATTTTGCACTACAATTTTATTACTTCATAGTGCTTATTGACAAGGAAATCAATAaacattattattactaatatatAATGTTCCAAATACTTAACAAGGAAATCCTAAAATATCACTCAGATTATTGACATTTTAATCTTTCAATTTCAAACctaaaaatagtaagaaaaagTACAGATATTacaattaggaaagaaaacaaatgagaaataaataaagagagagattcaagaaagggagaaaagaagaaatgaaacaaaggtagagaggcagagaaagcagcttTCATGAATACATTATTCAAATTATTATATGAAATCTCATCATTTAGATTTGAAAATCTCTAAGTATATGGCAATTAGTAACATCATTCAGGTCTAGTAATACATGGTTGTTTAGAGATACACTCCAATGGACAAGTACAAATTTTAAAGAATGACAATGCTAAAAACATATCTTCGGCACATGGATTCtcaatttatttgatttttttcatttttatcattcctTTTAATAGAATTGATACAAAATAGATTTGTGCCTGGAAACGTtgtgtttatgtttaaaatatgtcaATGGATTGTCATTCTGGTATTATGACAGTCAAGTGGAGAGGCTATAAATATAACTCTAatattcattaaagaaaattacCTTTGAATCCATGCCAAAAAGTTAGATTTAAGGCTggtaaatataaacaatattttctaCTGACAATAAATTTtgcctatatttaaaaaaattcctaattagAAAGAATATACAAACTAAAGGAAGTTCTTTTACATTTGACTGGATACAATGCTAAGATGTAATTTGTATTCTTTTTGCTTACTTGACTCTGCACATTAAGTTACTATTTCTATTTCAGGAATTCTTAGTTAGGCTCTGTCTCTCTCAACCCATTGGAGCACAGTGTGCTAAATGGAAGAAGCAAACCAGTCTGTGGTGTCAGACTTTATTTTTCAAGGACTTTGTACCTCAAGAGAACTACAGATCTTCTTCTTACTATTATTTTCTACCCTCTACCTGATGACTGTGATAGGCAACCTCTTTGTTGTGATATTGATCATCACTGATCATCATCTCCATTCTCCCATGTACTTTCTGTTAGCTAACCTCTCATTTATTGACTTCTGCCTTTCCTCAGTTACTACTCCCAAACTGATCACAGACCTCCTAACAGATACTAAAACAATTTCTTTTGGGGGGTGCATGAGCCAGATCCTCGGTGTGCATTTATTTGCAGGGGGTGAGATGATACTTCTTGCATTGATGGCGTATGACCGATATGTGGCCATATGCAGGCCACTCCACTACACCAGCATCATGGACAGACAGAAGTGCATCTGGCTTATTTTGATGTCATGGATCATTGGATTTGTGCATTCCATTAGTCAGCTGATCCTGATTTTGGAACTACCTTTCTGTGGACCTAGAGTAATAGACAGCTTTTTCTGTGATATTCCTTTGGTGATGAAATTAGCCTGCACAGATACTAGTACTCTGGGAATCGTGGTAAATGCTGAGAGTGGTGTTTTAGCAACAGCTTGTTTCATTCTCTTGCTGATATCTTACACTTACATTCTGTTAACTGTTCAACTCCACTCTAAAGACGGCTCATCAAAGGCACTCTCTACCTGTACATCCCACATCATAGTGGTTGTGCTGTTCTTTGGGCCTGTCATTTTCATTTATCTGTGGCCAGTCTACATCACTTGGGTCAACAAGTTTCTTGCTGTGTTTTGTACAATCATCACACCTCTCCTGAATCCAGCCATCTATACACTGAGAAATAGAGATATTAAAAATGCCATAAAGAAGCTGATAAATCACATGTGAGTTCCGGAATAATTTTAGACATCTTAATGTTATCGGCAAATTCATTGTGTGAACAACATTTTATACAATTTTTTAGTGGAAATTGAAAAGTATAATTACTTGTTTCTGGAATCAGAGTTGTAATTAGcacataattttgaaaataaccattagaaaaatatattcaaaattataATGTTAATAGTTTTCCCACTTTGAGTAATAGCTATTCaaatacatatatagagagaagaGTAGAAGATGATAATAATGTTACAAAAATAATTATCACGTTACTACACATCATCTGAATTCCCAAAATTATGCATGTCACTTTAATTACATTGTTATTAACAAAATCCTATTTGGATTACTTTTCAATTTTACCATcttttgaaatatgaaattataCATCAATCATAATTCTATCTTTGTAACAGAGCACATTTAAGATATTTGTGAAGACTGAAGCTACTTAGAAATCAAAATGCTAAAATAATCATATTATAATGCTAGTTGCCTCATATTGATATAATCTCTGTCAGTTTTCAAGTCGTAACTACTCATATGAATTCAgaattttcctatattttattGCTTAACTGAAAGGACAACCTGTTtataatatttgaatatattttcctcAATTCACAAATTATTTGCATGATCatgattttatattatataatggaATAACATAACTGCTAAGGCCAGTTAGCTAAACATTATATGCTCTTGATAATATGGTATATATAATGATTCATGTTATATACCATTTAATGTAGTGAGTCATTTACTGGATAAAACTATATGGTATAACTTTTTACAATACAAAACTATATGGTACAAACTTTTTACAATAGCTTGATGTCTAATTTATTTCTAAACAGATATGAAAGTGAGAGCTTCTTGAATATCTTGCTGATATTTCATGAGCTAATGGTTAAAATCAACTTGTATTTATATTCTAATAAGTTAAACAGGTTGTCAAACATAAATTATCTAACAACACCACACAAATATCTGTATCATGTTTTCCCAAAATTATATTTTCCCAAAATTATAAGTTAGATAACCATGACTCATGTCTGGCCACAGACTTTGATGTGTACATATTGTAGGTTCTGGtatctttttcagaaaaaaaaatttctccaaTGTGTTTACAGATTTACCTCTCAACTATTTTGTCACCATATTACTTATTAAATATGTTCTTGGACAATATTACATCTGATACAGTTCATGAACTCTTATTCCTCTCCCACTCTTATTATCCCCTTCCCCaggcacaaaaacacacacaagtccctttctacatttatgtatttttgttttgctttgggatCCACTGAAATGACCCATAGCCATCTGTGTGTCCATTGTTTCCAACTATCCCTGAGGCACTATGACCTCATCAGTGGGTCTcaactgaagaaaatgccttGCTCTGTCCCAGAATCATCAGTAACTCACAGTTCAGCAAGGAGATATAGTAGTACATAGCTACTCTATGATCTTTGACTGTTGATGATTTTCTTGTGTGATCATTTGCTTGGGATCATGAATGCATTGGCTGTACCATACCCACAAGATTACATTTCACAGTTTTTGCATTCTTTCTAACCTCTTCCGCATTCTTTCTCagcattattttataagtgatttTAAGCCTATAGACAGCTTGCCCTCACCTGGCCATAGTCATACTGTAACAATAGAACACCTTAAGGACTCCTTGCTGAACTGTGTAATTAACCGACTCCTATGACTTTTTCAATTTTAATGCAGGATGCATCAATTTCTTTTGCAAATTCTCGAACTGCCTGGTTGGGGTCTTCATAGGTAAAGGGATCCACATTAGTTCTAACACCTTGattcaaatgtttctcttcatctgcttcttgTTTCGCTTTGCTGTACTTACTCCATCTACGACTAATGAGGAAAGCCGCGATATGAATGATCACAAGCACCACACTGCCAGAGATGGACACTAGTAGGACGATGGAGTTGGCTCCGTCTCCAATGATCCGGGAAGGCACTGTGTTGGTAGTGACCTCCAAGGGCTCGCTGAAGTCTCCATAGCCAGCGGCAGTCCTGGCTCGCACGTGGAACACATAGGAAGTCAGAGGGTTCAGGCCTTTGATATCTGTGTTCCGAGCAGCCATCCGCACAATGCAATAGCTTCGTTCATTCTGGTCCTTTTCATAATACTTGACTTCATACTCTAAGATTACTCCATTTGGTCGATCTGGTTCCAACTAAGCCAGAGCTACACTGTATCTGGTGACTTCTTTAACCTAGACCAAGGCAATGGGTGATGGCGCTGCTTGGTTGGTTGTCACGGTGACAGACACTGACTGGTCCGGACTAGGGTTATATTTAGACACTCCATTCACTGCCCAGATCTCAAACGTGTAATTGGTTTGTGGATCAAAGACTTATCAcaaacacacttacacataaaactaaatgttatttt of Peromyscus maniculatus bairdii isolate BWxNUB_F1_BW_parent chromosome 4, HU_Pman_BW_mat_3.1, whole genome shotgun sequence contains these proteins:
- the LOC143272746 gene encoding olfactory receptor 4K3-like; the protein is MEEANQSVVSDFIFQGLCTSRELQIFFLLLFSTLYLMTVIGNLFVVILIITDHHLHSPMYFLLANLSFIDFCLSSVTTPKLITDLLTDTKTISFGGCMSQILGVHLFAGGEMILLALMAYDRYVAICRPLHYTSIMDRQKCIWLILMSWIIGFVHSISQLILILELPFCGPRVIDSFFCDIPLVMKLACTDTSTLGIVVNAESGVLATACFILLLISYTYILLTVQLHSKDGSSKALSTCTSHIIVVVLFFGPVIFIYLWPVYITWVNKFLAVFCTIITPLLNPAIYTLRNRDIKNAIKKLINHM